In the Malaclemys terrapin pileata isolate rMalTer1 chromosome 3, rMalTer1.hap1, whole genome shotgun sequence genome, cttagatagaaaagtttccttgactttctttttctgaatgctgacccagaggggtgttttcttctttcactcatgtctgctgttctgtgccagctatagtggctctcaacactgaattgaaggggacaaataagcaggctggtagcagggcctgagtgagggaagatatcagcgtcttaagggcctaactggcttctactacttcagttgactgcctgttctcctcaagtcggttcagggaagcagcaggaaacaggaagctccctgaggaGCTgttgttaatcagtccaggctcctgggggtgctagaaaggtacataagaggctcctcctcctcctctctctccctgaagctcctgctgctttctgttattccctctcaccttttctcctgcctgcctattatgtctcttgtgccctccttcctctacCTCAGCagtccaccatctctgtgcatctagagcagagagaatacatatacaccagcagacacaattttctacactctgggtcctagtggcgcccccacccccgccacagtctggcacctgagacgGCCGcgtcagttcgcctcatggtaaggccggACTGGTAGCCAATATGCTCCACAGGCACATATGTGGCATGATGTCACTATTTTATAAGATTCTTAACCGGTAAATCATAGTGGCCAAAAATAAAATTATCAAAGAAAACTCTTGAGAGGAAATaaacttcctctccctccctcctattTTGCTGAACTTATGTTACTAGACAAGATGGACTGGGAGAAATATATTAAACAGGGAAAtaggagagagagaatcagagatAATATGATGGGGTCAACAAAATACCAGCCACAAAATTAATTGGAATGCAGCCTCTGGTTGTGCACAAGGACTAAGTCATAGCTCATAGAAAGCACTGGACTTTGTGGTGAGCTCCTTGAGTAGCTCTGATTTTAAGTGCCCATTTACATAGATTCTGTGAAGTTAGATAATTCATTAAAGCAATATTGGTGCCTAACAATACCAGACACTTGTACAAGTAAATAACTCAAAGACAATGTATTTACACAGCACTTTTAGCTGAAAAAGATATTCTGTTCTCATGCCAGTCCCTAAAAGTGCCATTTCTGTACTGTCATTCAGTTTCCTGTTTTTGTTAATGTACATTTTGCTATCAAAAAGGGATCTCTTTTATGTTgtagtgaattttttttcctgaaggatAGATAAcaccaaaataaaaatgatattaaATTATGTTTTCTAACCTGCAGATTCTTGACATAGGAGTGAAACTGAATTAACAATGGAGCCATCAGAAGAATTTGTGTTCAAACATAAAGGATTTAATTTCCAACCAGACCTTGTTACACCTGAATACATAGATTCACTGGAGGATTTTGAAATCAGAGACAGTGATGTATTTATTGTTACTTATCCAAAATCAGGTAAGACTGATTGCTTGATTTCCTTTAGGAAAATCATATCTGACTTTTGTCTTTAACCTTAATtgaccttccccccgccccccgcccctgcttcttgaCCACCATTATGACCTATTTTGGTGGTAGCAGTTTAAAATCTTTTACCTGTCAACATTTTATTGGAGACATTATCTCAGTTTCATCCCTATGTTTAAGCAATGGCAGAAGTTTACCTCTAAGCATTAATTtgcaaagtatcagggggtagccgtgttagtctgtatccacaaaaacaacaaggagtccggtggcaccttgaagatTTACAGATTTCTTTGGACATAAACTTCCTTGTTATAATCTGCAAAGTATATTTGAACTGGGCAAATATTGCCAAAAGGTGTTCACAAATATCTATTTGTTTCTGTAATAGACAAATATTCTTATTCACCTTTGTGTAAATATTTATGTCAGCAATATTTTGGAAACAGTAAATTCATGGAAGGGGAAGATGGTGTGAATGCTCAGACTAATGAATTTTCACACAAATACAAAACCTCAGACTGCACTGAAACAGCCATCTCTACTGCCAAAAAATAAAGGAcaatcctccacacacacacacaccccccgatCGATCCCAGTCCTCTCACAGACTATTCAAGCTGAATTACCAACGTCATGTACTCAGGTGATCAACATTTTTGTTCTCAGACTTCACAGTCTATATTTTCTTAAAACAAGAATAGCACCTCTTCCAGCCTATGAGGTTTGAGAATTACTTGCAGCTGAAGTTATAATATAGCAGAACCAACTCCTCTGTGACAAGCTCAGAGAGAAGGACTCTTTACCTCATTGTATACTAAACATTGTAACACAGCTTTTGACACTGACCAATTCTGGTCCTAAAGAACCCTTGGCACTTCTTAATAGAGAATTCCTTGTATCGCTGTGATGTCATGTAACATGCACAGAAAGGACAGACCAGTGTGAGCCTTCTCCATGAGGCCTGAAGTAGCACTGGTGTTCTTCCACTGCGGGGGTGGAATAGGGGTACTTAAAAACTCTCAGAACAACAGTATACAGGGTGCTTTGGATAGGGCCAGTGAATCCACTGGCTATTACTGTAATGGACAGTCATGCTGCAGCACTGAGGCTACATAAGAGGGAGAACTGTCTGTAGTAATCACGCTTTCTATGGGGAACCTGAATACCCTAGGTAAAAATATTTGAAGATTTAGTTATCGACCAGCACATAGATAGATACAGGATATTTAATACTAAAATGTACTCTTTGGATTCCCATTCCTGCTATATTACGTACTCCCTTTAAGACAAATTTTTGTACTTCATGTATAATGTAAAATGAGACACATCTTTGAAGAGTTTGTGATTATGGCAGATTATTACATGACATTACAAATAAAATTAGCATTAAAGCTGTTTCAAATAAGGCTATTTTCTTTCCCAGGGACTGTGTGGACTCAGAATATTTTGAGCTTGATTTATCATGAAGGCCATCGAGATggaacagaaaatatggaaataatAGACAGAGTTCCATGGCTGGAGTATAACATACATAATATGGATTATGTCCATCGTCTATCACCTCGTCTCTTTGCTAGTCACCTGCCTTACTATTTAGTTCCAAGAGATCTGAGGAATAGGAGAGCAAAAGTAGGTGATACTATTTTTACAATTTAATTAACATTACCCAGGAAAACTGGTAGCTTTCACCAATAAATCAGTCTAAATCTTCTGGGCCAGACTGTCTGTCCTCCCACAACAACCCTTCCAAAAGCAAATCTCCCCTGCATGGGGATGGGGCTCACTTCCTCCAAAGCCCCATTCCATGTCCCTAGACCCAGCCAAAGGGGGGAAAACAAGTTCAATCAAGACCTCAGGACTTCAGTGTCCAGTTTCAGTGGAGATCCCATTTTTCATGGAACTGCTGTGCTTGGCCTCTGAAACGGAGCTGCTTCTTCCTCATCATGACAGCTCCCCCTAAAAGGGGCATTAGTGATGGGTTATGATCATTACAGTCTGCATGTTATATTGTAAATTACGGTGTTTCTGTTGTTGTGGTGCATGTAGCTATGTAACTGTAAGCTCTTACGTTATCCATGTTTTACGTCTCCTGCATCTTTTAACGTCAGGAAACTTCTTGCTAATGATAGGGGTGTGGACTGTGCCAGATGCAGCTCAAGAGGAAGGATCTCCCAGGGTCAGGGATTCGCACCAAGCTCTCTCTCATGGAGATGGCTGCCCCGCCCTGCTGTGTTGCTTTCCTTAATCTAAACAGACATCATTCACACCGAAGGTGTGCGGTTCTGGCCTGTGAGAATTGCCTTGTGGGAGCAAAGCCAATCTCTTACATTGCTACCTGGATCTCCCATGAAAGTTGGCATGTGCTGTGCACCCACATCCCCAGGAGACTCCCTTCCCAGGCACCTTTGCAGCTTCCTTATCTCTGTTGCAGTAACACCTATGATAAAATGAGCAGATGCGTGTTGCAGAGCTTGCACCACATGAGCTCCATCAGTGCAACCTCTCAATCCATAGGAACCTTCCTCTTGATTTGCTTTATAGCTCAGCCCCGTTTCCCATGCAGAAATTCCCTAAAGTTACAGGGACAGTAAAAGTAAATGGAACAACAACATCTCCTAAGCTGCACATAGTACAATTTTAACTACAGACACTGGAAAATCTTGTCTTGCTTATGTATATTTTACAGGGCTCATGTAGATTTTCACAATTTTAAGAACATGTTGCTGGTGTAGGGAGTTTTTCCCTTGATGGGTTCTAGCTAGCTGGTTTTAGTGTGTACCACTATATGGCTTAGCTGTCTGTGTGGTTTTCCAGAAATTCTCAGCTCCAAATTGGTTGAGGTGTGCAGCAATGCATGTTAGCATTACTTTTTAAACATTGTATCCATTACAATTCTCTAAAAATATCTCTAGCTGCAATTTTTTTGAACGAGCAGTAAGTTCAGGCTTACTATGATTCACGTTTAAGGATGTGATTTTCACTGAAATACTTTATCAATATACGAAACTACACGTAAATAAGTAACTACTGCTGACTTAACAGTGTTTGTATTTAAAAGGAACTCAAAATCAAATCACTGTATTAAAGTTTAAATTCTTTTCAGATAGTACACCTGCAACTGCACACCCTGTTAATTTTTGTGTGGTTTATTATCACATTTcccatgattttttaaatgtttttgctcCTCTCTGACTCTGTGAAAGACCCATGTAAACAACTGGAAAAAACTTGAGGACCTGATTCTAAGTACACTAACTCATGTGCTTAACCTTACAACAGTGAGtgatcccattgaggtcaatggtactATCACCTTTATACAGTACACATGTGCATGAGGGTCTTTAGAATTAAGGAAGTGCAATAGTGCCACTGAATGTACAGAAAATGCTGGCAAAGACACACAAAAAATCCCATTCATTTAAATCAGGATAAACTATTTACTAAAGTACTTATTCTAACCCTTTTCAGATATAATGATTTTAGCATTACTTGCAGCAATAGCAATTTTATAAAACCACCGATTTTTaggttaattgtgtccctttgaTATAACTGAGACTGTCACTCTTTTTACCTTGCAGGTTATTTATGTAGCCAGAAACCCGAAGGATGTTGCGGTTTCCTATTTTCATTTTTCCAAGTTTTCAGTCAAACTTGAGACAATAccagattttaatatttttctggaGAGGTTTTTAGCTGGGAGAGGTAAGGTTTCATTTACTGCTAAAAGGCCAAACCCTGCTCACTGACCACA is a window encoding:
- the LOC128833451 gene encoding amine sulfotransferase-like; translation: MEPSEEFVFKHKGFNFQPDLVTPEYIDSLEDFEIRDSDVFIVTYPKSGTVWTQNILSLIYHEGHRDGTENMEIIDRVPWLEYNIHNMDYVHRLSPRLFASHLPYYLVPRDLRNRRAKVIYVARNPKDVAVSYFHFSKFSVKLETIPDFNIFLERFLAGRVLAGSWLDHVRGWTTHRDDFNILFLTFEEMKKDLRGTVLKICKFLGKQLNEKELDTVVENATFDKMKTDPRANYESMLGNLLERGKGHFLRKGTVGDWKNTMTVAQSERFDNVFKEKMKDLSSTFSWDINDNI